In Flammeovirgaceae bacterium, the sequence TGTAATTACCGGTCGCACCAGGCATTTTTTGAGTTTATGCGGTGAACACTTGTCGGTTGAAAATATGAACCGGGCTATTGAAATAGTTTCGAACGAACTGAATGTTGAAGTGCCTGAGTTTACGGTAGCCGGTGTACCGCACGATTCGTTATTTGCACACCATTGGTTTATCGGCTCCTATCAACCCATTGACGCGCACCTGTTCAGGCAAAAGCTGGATGAACGCCTGAAGGAGTTAAACGATGATTATGCCGTTGAACGAAGTGCTGCGCTCAAAGAAATTAAAGTAGAGGTTCTTCCGGTTAAAACCTTTTACGATTGGATGGAATCGAAGGGAAAAGTTGGAGGGCAAAATAAATTTCCGCGGGTGATGAAGGCCACACAACTACAGGAGTGGCAGCAGTTTATTCAAAACCACCGGCATGGAAATAGTTATTAAGGGCATTGTTTCAGGAATAATCCTGGCCTTTCTTATCGGGCCGGTGTTCTTCACCATTCTTCAAACCAGTGTTGAACGAGGTTTTGGCAGCGGGGTGCTGGTGGCAGCCGGTGTGGCGTTGAGCGATACGGTTTATATTGCTATCGCCTACCTCGGCATATCGCAGGTATTTCACGATCCTCGAACACAGGTTTATCTGGCTTATGGCGGTGGCCTTGTGCTTTTTTGTCTCGGCCTCTATTACCTGCTTATTAAGAGCCGTAAACTCAGCGGGTTTCAGGTTGAGCATATACGTGAACAAAATCCGCTCCGCCTGATGGCGAAAGGCTTTTTTATTAACGGGCTAAGCCCGATGGTGCTGGTATTCTGGGTGGGCACGGTTGGGCTGGCCACCAGCGAACTGGGTTACACCACACCGGCCAAAGCGCTTACTTTTTTTGGCGCTATTATCGGCACAGTTTTTATAACCGATGTATTGAAAGCCAAACTGGCTGATAAGTTGCGCAGGATATTAACTCCCCGGTTTATCCGGTTGCTTAACATCGTGTTGGGTATCGTGCTGGTAATTTTTGGAGGCCGTTTAGTTTTGTTTGCCGAAAATGTCAG encodes:
- a CDS encoding LysE family transporter, with amino-acid sequence MEIVIKGIVSGIILAFLIGPVFFTILQTSVERGFGSGVLVAAGVALSDTVYIAIAYLGISQVFHDPRTQVYLAYGGGLVLFCLGLYYLLIKSRKLSGFQVEHIREQNPLRLMAKGFFINGLSPMVLVFWVGTVGLATSELGYTTPAKALTFFGAIIGTVFITDVLKAKLADKLRRILTPRFIRLLNIVLGIVLVIFGGRLVLFAENVSTL